A window of the Dickeya dianthicola NCPPB 453 genome harbors these coding sequences:
- the mukB gene encoding chromosome partition protein MukB: MIERGKFRSLTLINWNGFFARTFDLDELVTTLSGGNGAGKSTTMAAFITALIPDLTLLHFRNTTEAGATSGSRDKGLHGKLRAGVCYSVLDVVNSRHQRVLVGVRLQQVAGRDRKVDIKPFTIQGLPVAVSPTQILTQTVGERQARVLSLQEVKDRLDEYEGVQFKQFNSITDYHSLMFDLGVVPRRLRSASDRSKFYRLIEASLYGGISSAITRSLRDYLLPENSGVRKAFQDMEAALRENRMTLEAIRVTQSDRDLFKHLISEATSYVAADYMRHANERRIHLDGALALRHELFASRKQLMTEQTRHVEMARELQEQSGAESDLETDYQAASDHLNLVQTAMRQQEKIARYSADLEELSYRLEEQNEVVEEARDQLEEREARADAAEQEVDELKSQLADYQQALDVQQTRAIQYNQAQQALERARDLCQVPELTPDNADEWLDSFQAKEQEATELLLMLEQKLSVADAANSQFEHAYQLVCRIAGAISRSEAWEVARDLLRDSSSQRYLAEQVQPLRMRLSELEQRRREQQDAERLLQEFVKRSGQDYQPEDLDSLQQELEARIEDLSVRVSEAGEHRLALRQELEQIQQRITQLTARAPVWLAAQEALTQLGEQSGENFADSQQVTEFMQQLLERERETTVERDSVAVRKQQVDGQIERLSQPGGSEDSRLNALAERFGGVLLSEIYDDVTLDDAPYFSALYGPARHAIVVADLSRVREQLAGLDDCPEDLYLIEGDPQSFDDSVFEAEELEKAVVVKIADRQWRYSRFPEVPLFGRAAREQRLEGLREEREQLAEQYATLSFDVQKIQRLHQAFSRFIGSHLAVVFESDPEAEMRQIGGRRGELDRAISNFDNENQQQRQQYEQAKEQAGMLNRLIPRISLLCDDALADRVEALREELDEAEEAARFMQQHGASLVKLEPLATVLQNDPQQHEQMREDYAHAQAAQRAAKQQAFALTEVVQRRAHFSYTDSAGMLNANADLNDKLRQRLEQAEQERTRAREQLRQQQAQLTQYSQLQASLKSSSDAKRDMLKELTQELSDIGVRADADAEARARARRDELHAALSANRSRRNQLEKQITFCEAEMDGLQKKLRKLDRDYHVMREQVVIAKAGWCAVMRLVKDNGVERRLHRRELAYMSGDELRSMSDKALGALRQAVSDNEHLRDVLRMSEDPKRPERKVQFYIAVYQHLRERIRQDIIRTDDPVEAIEQMEIELNRLTEELTAREQTLAISSRSVANIIRKTIQREQNRIRMLNQGLQAVAFGQVKSVRLNVNVRETHTTLLNVLSEQQELHQDLFNSTRLTFSEALAKLYQRLNPEIDMGQRTPQTIGEELLDYRNYLEMEVEVNRGADGWLRAESGALSTGEAIGTGMSILVMVVQSWEEESSRLRGKDISPCRLLFLDEAARLDAKSIATLFELCERLEMQLIIAAPENISPEKGTTYKLVRKVFQNHEHVHVVGLRGFGSEPVETTQQAS, from the coding sequence ATGATTGAACGCGGTAAATTTCGCTCACTGACGCTGATTAACTGGAACGGTTTTTTTGCCCGCACCTTTGATCTGGACGAACTGGTTACTACCCTGTCCGGGGGCAACGGCGCCGGGAAGTCCACCACTATGGCGGCGTTTATCACCGCGTTGATCCCAGACTTGACGCTGCTGCACTTCCGTAACACCACGGAAGCGGGCGCCACCAGCGGTTCCCGCGATAAGGGGCTGCACGGCAAGCTGCGCGCCGGCGTCTGTTACTCGGTGCTGGACGTGGTCAATTCCCGCCACCAACGCGTGCTGGTCGGGGTTCGGTTGCAGCAGGTCGCCGGGCGCGACCGTAAAGTCGACATCAAACCCTTCACCATTCAGGGGTTGCCGGTCGCCGTCTCGCCGACGCAGATCCTCACCCAGACGGTGGGCGAGCGGCAGGCGCGGGTATTGTCGCTGCAGGAAGTGAAAGACCGGCTCGACGAGTACGAAGGCGTCCAGTTCAAGCAGTTCAACTCGATTACCGATTACCATTCGCTGATGTTTGATCTCGGCGTCGTACCGCGGCGCCTGCGTTCGGCATCGGACCGCAGCAAGTTCTACCGTTTGATTGAAGCTTCGCTGTACGGCGGGATTTCCAGCGCCATCACCCGGTCGTTGCGCGACTACCTGTTGCCGGAAAACAGCGGGGTACGCAAAGCCTTCCAGGACATGGAAGCCGCGCTGCGTGAAAACCGTATGACGCTGGAGGCGATTCGCGTTACCCAGTCGGACCGCGATCTGTTCAAACACCTGATTTCCGAAGCCACGTCTTACGTGGCGGCGGATTACATGCGTCACGCCAATGAACGGCGCATCCATCTGGACGGCGCGCTGGCGCTGCGTCATGAGCTGTTTGCCAGCCGCAAACAGTTGATGACCGAGCAGACCCGCCATGTGGAAATGGCGCGTGAACTGCAAGAGCAAAGCGGCGCCGAAAGCGATCTGGAAACCGATTATCAGGCCGCCAGCGATCACCTCAATCTGGTGCAGACCGCGATGCGTCAGCAGGAGAAGATCGCGCGGTACAGTGCCGATCTGGAAGAGCTGAGCTACCGGCTGGAAGAGCAAAACGAGGTGGTGGAAGAGGCGCGCGATCAGCTGGAAGAGCGCGAAGCCCGCGCTGACGCCGCCGAGCAGGAAGTGGACGAACTGAAAAGCCAACTGGCCGACTACCAGCAGGCGCTGGATGTGCAGCAGACGCGCGCTATTCAGTACAACCAGGCGCAACAAGCGCTGGAGCGCGCCCGCGACTTGTGCCAGGTGCCGGAGCTGACGCCGGACAACGCCGATGAATGGCTCGACAGCTTCCAGGCTAAAGAGCAGGAAGCTACCGAACTGCTGCTGATGCTGGAGCAGAAACTGAGCGTGGCGGACGCCGCCAACAGCCAGTTCGAGCACGCGTACCAACTGGTGTGCCGCATTGCCGGCGCCATCAGCCGCAGCGAAGCCTGGGAGGTGGCCCGCGATTTGCTGCGCGACAGCTCTTCCCAGCGCTATCTGGCCGAACAGGTGCAACCGCTGCGCATGCGGCTGTCGGAGCTGGAACAGCGCCGGCGCGAGCAGCAGGACGCCGAACGTTTGTTGCAGGAGTTCGTCAAGCGCAGCGGCCAGGATTACCAGCCGGAAGATCTCGACAGCCTGCAGCAGGAGCTGGAAGCCCGTATCGAAGACCTGTCCGTCCGTGTCTCAGAAGCCGGCGAACACCGTCTGGCGCTGCGTCAGGAACTGGAACAAATCCAGCAGCGAATCACGCAGCTGACCGCCCGCGCGCCGGTATGGCTGGCGGCGCAGGAAGCCCTGACCCAGCTTGGCGAGCAGAGCGGCGAAAACTTCGCCGACAGTCAGCAGGTCACCGAATTTATGCAGCAACTGCTGGAGCGCGAACGTGAAACCACGGTGGAGCGCGACAGCGTGGCGGTACGCAAGCAGCAGGTGGATGGGCAGATTGAACGCCTGAGCCAGCCGGGCGGTTCTGAAGACTCGCGCCTTAACGCGCTGGCGGAACGGTTTGGCGGGGTGCTGTTATCCGAAATTTATGACGACGTCACGCTGGATGACGCGCCGTATTTCTCCGCGCTATACGGCCCGGCGCGCCATGCCATCGTGGTGGCGGATCTGTCGCGGGTGCGCGAACAGCTGGCCGGCCTGGACGATTGCCCGGAAGATCTCTACCTGATCGAAGGGGATCCGCAATCGTTCGACGACAGCGTGTTTGAAGCGGAAGAGCTGGAAAAAGCGGTGGTGGTGAAAATCGCCGATCGCCAGTGGCGCTACTCGCGCTTCCCGGAGGTGCCGCTGTTCGGCCGCGCCGCCCGCGAGCAGCGGCTGGAGGGCTTGCGTGAAGAGCGCGAGCAACTGGCCGAGCAGTACGCCACGCTGTCGTTTGACGTACAGAAGATTCAGCGCCTGCATCAGGCGTTCAGCCGCTTTATCGGCAGCCATCTGGCGGTGGTATTCGAATCGGATCCGGAAGCGGAAATGCGCCAGATAGGCGGCCGACGCGGCGAGCTGGATCGCGCCATCAGCAATTTCGATAACGAAAATCAGCAGCAGCGCCAGCAGTATGAACAAGCCAAAGAGCAGGCCGGCATGCTGAACCGCCTGATTCCGCGCATCAGCCTGTTGTGCGACGACGCGCTGGCCGATCGCGTCGAAGCGCTGCGCGAAGAGCTGGATGAAGCCGAAGAGGCGGCCCGTTTCATGCAGCAGCACGGCGCTTCGCTGGTGAAACTGGAACCGCTGGCGACGGTGTTGCAGAACGACCCGCAACAGCATGAGCAGATGCGCGAAGATTATGCCCATGCGCAGGCGGCTCAACGCGCCGCCAAACAGCAGGCGTTTGCCCTGACCGAAGTGGTGCAGCGCCGCGCGCATTTCAGCTACACCGATTCGGCAGGTATGCTGAACGCCAACGCCGATCTCAACGATAAACTGCGTCAGCGGCTGGAGCAGGCGGAGCAGGAACGTACCCGCGCCCGTGAGCAGCTTCGTCAGCAACAGGCGCAACTGACCCAGTACAGCCAGTTGCAGGCGTCGCTGAAGAGTTCTTCCGATGCTAAGCGCGATATGCTGAAGGAGCTAACGCAGGAACTGTCGGATATCGGCGTACGTGCCGACGCCGATGCCGAAGCACGCGCCCGAGCGCGCCGCGACGAACTGCACGCGGCGCTGAGCGCCAACCGTTCCCGCCGCAATCAACTGGAGAAACAGATTACTTTCTGTGAGGCGGAAATGGACGGCCTGCAGAAGAAACTGCGCAAGCTGGATCGCGATTATCATGTGATGCGCGAGCAGGTGGTGATTGCCAAAGCGGGCTGGTGCGCGGTGATGCGGCTGGTGAAAGACAATGGCGTGGAACGCCGTTTGCATCGTCGTGAACTGGCGTACATGAGCGGCGATGAGCTGCGTTCCATGTCGGATAAGGCGCTGGGGGCATTGCGCCAGGCGGTGTCGGACAACGAACATCTGCGCGATGTGCTGCGCATGTCGGAAGACCCGAAACGGCCGGAGCGCAAGGTACAGTTCTACATCGCGGTGTACCAGCATCTGCGTGAGCGTATCCGTCAGGATATCATCCGCACCGATGACCCGGTGGAAGCCATCGAACAGATGGAAATCGAGCTGAACCGGCTGACCGAAGAGCTGACCGCCCGCGAACAGACGCTGGCGATCAGTTCCCGTAGCGTGGCGAATATCATCCGCAAGACCATTCAGCGCGAGCAGAACCGTATCCGTATGCTCAACCAGGGGCTACAGGCGGTCGCGTTCGGTCAGGTGAAGAGCGTGCGGCTGAACGTCAACGTACGCGAAACCCACACCACGTTGCTTAATGTGCTGTCCGAGCAGCAGGAACTGCATCAGGACCTGTTCAACAGCACCCGCCTGACCTTCTCCGAAGCGCTGGCGAAGCTGTATCAGCGCCTGAACCCGGAAATCGATATGGGGCAGCGCACGCCGCAGACCATCGGCGAAGAGCTGCTGGACTACCGCAACTATCTGGAGATGGAGGTAGAAGTCAACCGCGGCGCCGACGGCTGGCTGCGGGCCGAGAGCGGGGCGCTGTCCACCGGCGAGGCCATTGGTACCGGGATGTCGATTCTGGTGATGGTGGTGCAGAGCTGGGAAGAAGAGTCCAGTCGCCTGCGCGGCAAGGATATTTCGCCGTGCCGTTTGCTGTTCCTTGATGAAGCGGCGCGTCTGGACGCCAAATCCATCGCTACCTTGTTCGAACTGTGCGAACGGCTGGAAATGCAGCTGATTATCGCAGCACCAGAGAACATCAGCCCGGAAAAAGGCACCACTTACAAGCTGGTGCGGAAAGTGTTCCAGAACCACGAACATGTACACGTGGTGGGGCTGCGCGGGTTTGGCAGCGAACCGGTGGAAACGACGCAACAGGCGTCCTAA
- the elyC gene encoding envelope biogenesis factor ElyC: MLFAVKKHIGSLLLPLPLLMLVMGLALALLWFSRWQKTARILLTGGWLALLLLSLQPVADRLLSPLESRYPTWTPNFPTANYIVVLGGGYTFNPDWPPSANLINNSLARVTEGIRLWRANPGAKIIFTGAAAQDNPVTSASTSARVAESLGVPAQDILLVDQARDTEEEAAGTEALVGKQPFLLVTSASHLPRAIRFFQVRGLNPIPAPANQLAITSPLNPWERVFPSALYLSHSERAWYEGLGLIWQQMKGVTPPPES; this comes from the coding sequence ATGCTGTTTGCCGTCAAAAAACACATCGGTAGTCTGTTATTGCCGCTACCGTTGCTGATGCTGGTGATGGGTCTTGCCCTCGCCCTGCTGTGGTTTTCCCGTTGGCAGAAAACCGCCCGGATCCTGCTGACCGGAGGCTGGCTGGCGCTGCTGTTGCTGAGTCTGCAACCGGTGGCCGATCGGCTGCTGTCGCCGCTGGAGTCTCGTTACCCCACCTGGACGCCGAATTTCCCCACGGCGAATTACATCGTGGTGCTGGGCGGCGGTTATACTTTCAATCCGGACTGGCCTCCCAGCGCCAACCTGATCAACAACAGTCTGGCGCGCGTCACCGAAGGCATCAGGCTATGGCGCGCCAACCCCGGCGCCAAAATTATCTTCACCGGCGCGGCCGCACAGGACAACCCGGTCACCAGCGCCAGCACTTCCGCCCGCGTCGCCGAAAGCCTGGGCGTTCCGGCGCAGGATATCCTGTTAGTGGATCAGGCGCGCGACACCGAAGAAGAGGCGGCCGGCACCGAAGCGCTGGTCGGCAAACAGCCGTTCCTGCTGGTAACGTCCGCCAGCCATCTGCCGCGCGCCATCCGCTTTTTCCAGGTGCGCGGGCTGAACCCGATCCCGGCGCCGGCCAACCAGTTGGCCATCACCTCGCCGCTTAATCCGTGGGAGCGGGTATTTCCGTCCGCACTCTATCTGTCGCACAGCGAGCGGGCCTGGTATGAAGGATTGGGTCTGATCTGGCAGCAAATGAAAGGCGTTACTCCGCCGCCGGAATCCTGA
- the mukE gene encoding chromosome partition protein MukE translates to MSSINIDQHVFARLMTALSNTLFPALDSQLRAGRHIGVEELENHVFLMDFQDELEQFYGRYNVELIRAPEGFFYLRPRSTTLISRSVLSELDMMVGKILCYLYLSPERLAHEGIFSQQELYDELLSLADENKLLKLVNQRSTGSDLDRQKLQEKVRTSLNRLRRLGMIYFMGTDNSKFRITEAVFRFGADVRGGDDPREAQLRMIRDGEAMPVDGSLSLEDSDDGDNASSDDQRAEDEQE, encoded by the coding sequence ATGTCATCGATAAATATTGATCAACACGTTTTTGCGCGGCTGATGACCGCGCTTTCCAACACACTGTTTCCGGCGCTAGACAGCCAGTTGCGCGCCGGGCGCCACATTGGCGTGGAAGAACTGGAGAATCACGTCTTCCTGATGGATTTTCAGGATGAGCTGGAACAGTTCTACGGTCGTTACAACGTGGAGCTGATTCGCGCGCCGGAAGGTTTTTTCTACCTGCGCCCGCGTTCCACCACGCTGATCTCACGCTCGGTGCTGTCCGAACTGGACATGATGGTGGGCAAGATCCTGTGCTATCTCTACCTCAGTCCGGAACGGTTGGCGCACGAAGGGATTTTCAGCCAGCAGGAACTGTATGACGAACTGCTGAGCCTGGCGGATGAGAACAAACTGCTAAAGCTGGTGAACCAGCGCTCCACCGGGTCGGACCTTGACCGGCAGAAACTGCAGGAGAAAGTCCGCACGTCGCTTAACCGGCTACGCCGCCTCGGCATGATTTATTTCATGGGGACCGACAACAGCAAATTCCGCATTACCGAGGCGGTGTTCCGCTTCGGCGCCGATGTGCGCGGCGGCGACGATCCGCGCGAAGCACAACTGCGGATGATTCGCGACGGCGAAGCCATGCCGGTTGATGGCAGCCTGTCGCTGGAAGACAGCGATGATGGCGATAACGCTTCCAGTGATGATCAACGTGCTGAGGATGAACAGGAATGA
- the cmoM gene encoding tRNA uridine 5-oxyacetic acid(34) methyltransferase CmoM gives MQDRNFNDIADKFARNIYGTTKGRLRQAVLWQDLEILLTRLPSQPLRILDAGGGEGPMSRRLAALGHQVLLCDLSDEMIARAREAAQEQGVADNMRFVRCAAQDIGAHLSQPVDLVLFHAVLEWVAQPQQALRALTDCLAPGGALSLMFYNHQALVMRNMVLGNFGYVDAGMPKRKRRSLSPDHPLDPPQVYQWLDDLGLALSGKTGVRVFHDYLQNKQQQIDDFDLLLALEQRYCRQEPFVSLGRYIHVMAHKHVMAHKHVMAHKPPMKDAL, from the coding sequence ATGCAGGATCGTAATTTTAACGATATCGCTGACAAATTTGCCCGAAACATTTATGGCACCACCAAAGGGCGGCTGCGTCAGGCGGTGTTGTGGCAGGATTTGGAAATCTTGCTGACGCGTCTGCCGTCACAACCGCTGCGCATTCTGGATGCGGGCGGCGGCGAAGGGCCGATGTCCCGCCGTCTGGCCGCGTTGGGGCACCAGGTGTTGTTGTGCGATCTGTCCGATGAGATGATTGCGCGCGCCCGTGAGGCGGCGCAGGAGCAAGGGGTGGCTGATAATATGCGCTTCGTGCGCTGTGCTGCGCAGGATATCGGCGCGCATTTGTCGCAGCCGGTGGATCTGGTGCTGTTTCACGCCGTGCTGGAGTGGGTGGCACAGCCGCAGCAGGCGTTGCGGGCGTTGACCGACTGTCTGGCGCCGGGCGGCGCGCTGTCGCTGATGTTTTACAACCATCAGGCGCTGGTGATGCGTAACATGGTGCTGGGCAATTTCGGCTATGTGGACGCCGGCATGCCCAAACGCAAACGCCGTTCGCTGTCGCCGGATCACCCGCTTGACCCGCCGCAGGTCTACCAGTGGCTTGACGACCTGGGGCTAGCGCTGAGCGGCAAGACCGGCGTACGGGTGTTTCATGATTACCTGCAGAACAAGCAACAACAGATTGACGATTTTGACCTGCTGCTGGCGCTGGAACAACGCTACTGCCGGCAGGAACCCTTTGTCAGCCTGGGGCGCTACATTCATGTTATGGCGCATAAGCATGTTATGGCGCACAAGCATGTCATGGCGCACAAGCCCCCTATGAAGGATGCATTATGA
- the mukF gene encoding chromosome partition protein MukF — translation MSDVSQTVPELVAWARKNDFAITLPTERLAFLLAIATLNGERMDGEMSEGELVDAFRHVSKGFEQTNETIPVRANNAINDLVRQRLINRFTSELADGNAIYRLTPLGIGITDYYIRQREFSALRLSMQLSIVAQELGRAAEAAEESGDEFHWHRNVFAPLKYSVAEIFDSIDLSQRVMDEQQQGVKESIAGLLNQDWRAAISSCEKLLTETSDTLRELQDTLEAAGDKLQTSLLRIQDATLGQAALSFVDNLVFDLQGKLDRIISWGQQSIDLWIGYDRHVHKFIRTAIDMDKNRVFAQRLRQSVQRYFEAPWALTYANADRLLDMRDEELALRSEEVTGELPPDLEYEAFSEIREQIAAVIEQALQKYKQQQIPLNLGDVVREYLTQYPRSQHFDVARIVVDQAVRLGVAEADFTGLPALWQAINDYGAKVQAHVIDKY, via the coding sequence ATGAGTGATGTTTCCCAGACCGTACCCGAACTGGTTGCCTGGGCGAGAAAAAATGACTTCGCCATTACGCTGCCCACTGAGCGTCTGGCGTTTTTGCTGGCCATCGCCACCCTGAACGGCGAGCGCATGGACGGCGAAATGAGCGAAGGGGAACTGGTGGATGCTTTTCGACACGTCAGTAAGGGCTTTGAGCAGACCAACGAAACCATTCCGGTGCGCGCCAATAATGCGATCAACGATCTGGTGCGCCAGCGCTTGATCAACCGTTTTACCAGCGAACTGGCGGACGGTAACGCGATTTACCGTTTGACGCCGCTGGGGATCGGCATCACCGATTATTACATTCGCCAGCGCGAGTTTTCCGCGTTGCGCCTGTCGATGCAGCTGTCGATCGTGGCGCAGGAACTGGGGCGGGCGGCGGAAGCGGCCGAAGAAAGCGGTGACGAATTTCACTGGCATCGCAACGTGTTCGCTCCGCTCAAGTACTCGGTGGCGGAGATTTTCGACAGCATCGACCTGTCGCAGCGGGTGATGGACGAGCAGCAACAAGGGGTGAAAGAGAGTATCGCTGGGCTGCTCAATCAGGACTGGCGCGCGGCGATTTCCAGTTGCGAAAAATTGTTGACCGAAACCTCCGACACGCTGCGTGAATTGCAGGATACGCTGGAAGCGGCGGGCGACAAGCTACAGACCAGCCTGCTGCGTATTCAGGACGCTACGCTCGGTCAGGCGGCGCTGTCGTTTGTCGACAATCTGGTCTTCGACCTGCAGGGCAAACTCGACCGCATCATTAGCTGGGGGCAACAGAGCATTGATTTGTGGATCGGTTATGACCGTCACGTGCATAAATTCATCCGCACCGCCATCGACATGGATAAAAATCGCGTGTTTGCCCAGCGTTTGCGCCAGTCGGTACAACGCTATTTCGAAGCGCCGTGGGCGCTGACCTACGCCAATGCCGACCGTCTGCTGGATATGCGCGATGAGGAACTGGCGCTGCGTTCCGAAGAGGTCACCGGCGAACTGCCGCCGGACCTGGAGTATGAAGCCTTCAGCGAAATCCGCGAGCAGATCGCCGCGGTGATCGAGCAGGCGCTACAGAAATACAAACAGCAACAAATACCGCTTAATCTGGGCGACGTCGTGCGGGAGTACCTGACGCAGTATCCGCGCTCGCAGCATTTCGATGTTGCCCGTATCGTGGTCGACCAGGCGGTTCGCCTGGGCGTGGCCGAAGCTGATTTCACCGGATTGCCTGCGTTGTGGCAGGCAATCAATGATTACGGAGCCAAGGTGCAGGCCCATGTCATCGATAAATATTGA
- the pelN gene encoding pectate lyase PelN, protein MKVNKKFLPAIIGCVLAGTAAQSLAAEYYLAPNGSDSANGNKSAPWKSFARAQQTLSPGDRLWVRGGTYNVTAGLNSCASQTDIVNAITLNKSGTSGNRIEYVAYTGEKPVFDFSQMKDDCRVKGFNVVASWVTLRGLEIKGVPQNNNKNHESWGVWINGSNNRFEQLDIHHIMGTGLFLKNGANNTVLNSDSHHNYDPLTSNGAGQSGDGFGAHIAANMPGNVFSGCRAWANSDDGFDLINAYSSVTIENSWAWSHGYLPGTTTSLAAGNGNGFKAGGYGALYVSNAPKHVVRNSVAFLNKAAGFYANHHPVANDFFNNTSFNNTVNYSMRGIDASGNAIALGTLRNNISYAARSQSLAYTDGANMRYNSWNFSNAISDAEFQSVSTTGWDAARQADGNLPVLKHLRLASDSWMIDKGGDVKIAYKGAAPDLGAFELK, encoded by the coding sequence ATGAAAGTGAATAAAAAATTTTTACCCGCAATAATTGGATGCGTGCTGGCTGGGACTGCGGCACAGAGTCTGGCCGCTGAATACTATCTGGCGCCGAACGGCAGTGATTCTGCTAACGGCAATAAAAGCGCCCCCTGGAAATCGTTTGCTCGCGCACAACAGACCCTCTCTCCCGGTGATCGCCTGTGGGTCCGTGGCGGAACCTATAACGTCACCGCCGGGCTTAACAGTTGCGCCAGCCAGACAGATATTGTGAATGCCATTACCCTGAATAAGAGTGGTACTTCGGGTAACCGCATTGAATATGTCGCTTATACCGGCGAAAAGCCGGTGTTTGATTTTAGCCAGATGAAAGACGACTGCCGCGTTAAAGGATTTAACGTAGTCGCCAGTTGGGTTACCCTCAGAGGGCTGGAAATCAAAGGGGTGCCGCAAAATAACAACAAGAATCACGAATCCTGGGGGGTGTGGATTAACGGCAGTAACAACCGCTTCGAACAGCTCGATATTCACCACATCATGGGGACCGGACTGTTTTTAAAGAACGGAGCCAACAATACCGTACTTAACAGCGATTCTCATCACAACTATGACCCGCTGACTTCCAATGGCGCAGGCCAGAGCGGCGATGGTTTTGGCGCACACATTGCCGCCAATATGCCGGGCAACGTTTTCAGCGGTTGCCGCGCCTGGGCCAATTCGGATGACGGCTTTGATCTGATCAACGCCTACTCATCGGTGACGATTGAGAACTCCTGGGCCTGGTCTCACGGTTACCTGCCGGGCACCACTACATCGCTGGCCGCCGGTAACGGCAACGGTTTCAAAGCCGGGGGCTACGGCGCGCTGTACGTGAGCAATGCGCCGAAACACGTCGTGCGGAACTCAGTGGCGTTCCTGAATAAAGCCGCGGGTTTCTATGCCAACCATCACCCGGTGGCGAATGATTTCTTCAACAACACATCATTCAATAATACCGTCAATTACAGCATGCGGGGCATTGATGCGAGCGGTAACGCAATCGCGTTGGGCACGCTGCGCAACAACATCTCTTATGCTGCACGTTCACAATCGCTGGCTTACACCGATGGCGCCAACATGCGCTACAACTCCTGGAATTTCAGCAACGCGATTTCCGATGCTGAATTCCAGAGCGTGTCCACCACGGGTTGGGATGCGGCGCGTCAGGCTGATGGTAATCTGCCGGTGCTGAAACACCTGCGTCTGGCGTCAGACAGTTGGATGATCGACAAAGGCGGCGACGTCAAGATTGCTTATAAAGGCGCGGCGCCGGACTTGGGCGCGTTTGAGCTGAAATAA
- a CDS encoding YcbJ family phosphotransferase, producing the protein MELLKAELSTVLGESLSRLERISEQPYAHLYALYDHAGNAMPLLAKSYICQGIAGQEAYKLTMLAREGEVRLPTVYGMVMTHQAPYKELLLIERLRGVSVEAPSRSPQRWTLLMDQIVENMLAWHRIDSHGCVGTVDSTQDNSWSNWYRQRLEVLWATLMNVNAAQLTQQDRAVLYRSRQSLPALFADFDDNSVLVHGNLTLRSMLKDPRSDQLLAMINPGMMLWAPREYDLFRLCEEPGMPEQLFYHYLKQAPLAESFVCRRWLYILWAAVSRYIHTGQLDRPLFDTATRELLPWLE; encoded by the coding sequence ATGGAACTGTTAAAAGCCGAGTTAAGTACCGTGCTGGGCGAGTCGCTTAGCCGTCTTGAACGTATCAGTGAACAACCCTATGCGCACCTGTATGCCTTGTATGACCATGCGGGCAACGCCATGCCGCTGCTGGCGAAAAGCTATATCTGCCAGGGGATCGCCGGGCAAGAGGCCTACAAGCTGACCATGCTGGCCCGGGAAGGTGAAGTCAGGCTGCCGACGGTTTACGGGATGGTGATGACCCATCAGGCGCCTTATAAAGAACTGCTGCTTATCGAGCGCCTGCGCGGCGTGTCGGTGGAAGCGCCGTCCCGCTCGCCTCAGCGTTGGACGCTGCTGATGGACCAGATCGTCGAAAACATGCTGGCCTGGCATCGTATCGACAGCCACGGCTGCGTCGGCACGGTGGACAGCACGCAAGACAATAGCTGGTCAAACTGGTATCGCCAGCGGCTGGAAGTGCTGTGGGCGACGCTGATGAACGTCAACGCCGCGCAGCTGACGCAGCAGGATCGCGCGGTGCTGTACCGCTCCCGGCAGAGCCTGCCTGCGTTGTTCGCAGATTTCGATGACAATAGCGTACTGGTTCACGGCAACCTGACCTTGCGCAGCATGCTGAAAGATCCGCGTAGCGATCAACTGCTGGCGATGATCAATCCCGGCATGATGCTGTGGGCGCCGCGTGAGTACGACCTGTTCCGGTTATGTGAAGAGCCGGGCATGCCGGAGCAACTGTTTTATCATTATCTCAAGCAGGCGCCGCTGGCCGAATCCTTCGTCTGCCGCCGCTGGTTGTACATTCTGTGGGCCGCGGTTTCCCGCTACATCCACACCGGCCAGTTGGATCGTCCGTTGTTCGACACCGCGACCCGCGAATTGCTGCCCTGGCTGGAATAA